In Harmonia axyridis chromosome X, icHarAxyr1.1, whole genome shotgun sequence, a single window of DNA contains:
- the LOC123686470 gene encoding 26S proteasome non-ATPase regulatory subunit 6-like — translation MFYGGPGNSTPMWLPLIDFNNYFRYVVAINATVFNKLLREVEENQRMAIYNSFNNFGYVFVTTMHKQLMHYWNFHDSEKYNEIYNYVLSKIAERSKNGTNTSLRGVECHSCGVRRKFVIDLLIKLKCSLPVPASSDILFQETESFFISSVFDISNPCYLKALEGTVLTYGKYIKTSKWKVYRGVYSIYYRDFPTACKLFLECISIFFASELMTYHTFIRYTVYLSVMCLSRISLLKEIIENNNVKALLIYDGETRAFLHSFYNCEYANFFLSLGKVARRLKVDFLFHDHYQYYVCGMKA, via the exons ATGTTTTATGGAGGTCCAGGGAACAGTACCCCAATGTGGTTACCATTGAtcgatttcaataattattttcgttATGTGGTCGCTATTAACGCAACAGTTTTCAATAAACTACTTAGAGAGGTCGAAGAAAATC aaaggaTGGCCATATATAATTCATTCAACAATTTCGGTTATGTTTTTGTAACAACCATGCATAAACAGTTAATgcattattggaattttcacgataGTGAAAAGTACAATGagatatataattatgttttatcGAAAATAGCTGAACGATCCAAGAATGGAACAAACACTTCTTTACGTGGAGTTGAATGTCATAGCTGTGGTGTTCGAAGGAAATTTGTAATAGATTTGCTAATTAAACTCAAATGTTCTCTACCAGTCCCAGCTTCAAGCGATATACtttttcaggaaacagaatcgTTTTTTATCAGTAGCGTTTTTGACATTTCTAATCCATGTTATTTGAAAGCTTTAGAAGG TACTGTATTAACTTATGGTAAATACATAAAAACCAGCAAGTGGAAAGTATATCGTGGGGTATATTCTATTTATTATAGAGATTTCCCTACTGCTTGTAAACTTTTCTTGGAATGTATATCTATTTTTTTTGCAAGCGAATTGATGACTTATCATACATTCATAAGATATACTGTATACTTATCAGTGATGTGTCTTTCCAGGATTTCATTACTTAAAGAG ataattgaGAACAACAACGTCAAAGCATTACTAATTTATGATGGAGAAACCAGAGcctttttacattctttttaCAATTGTGAATATGCAAACTTCTTCCTTAGCCTAG